One Paraglaciecola mesophila genomic region harbors:
- a CDS encoding ABC transporter substrate-binding protein, translating into MLLPKTGVAQETLDIGLLIANKSQRSAYHQLAVQFEKAYPNITINYIVQDDKHYKHAIDTWLQQETGPDVLYWQAGNRLKKMAASNLIEPLDTLWLEQRWGEDFPLDIQHTLRYNQRIYALPYAFYQWGIYYKKSLFSSLNLSVPETWDAFLEVCAALKQKGINPIVIGGKDSWSVAAWFDYLNLRINGLDFHQQLMNGAIPYTDKRVVQVFNTWKKLIDLKYVVFTVDNKNWQEALPYIYHDIAGMTLLGTFAKHHISNLRSDDIGFFRFPQLKSHMPLYEETPIEVFMIPKNAQHKESARLFLTFVGQHKVQTKLNLALGYDSPYLYATAHRLYPVDSSAPVGQRHGVIAQYFDRDTHKAMSLKGIEIMAEFLTTADVSRATSELEKARLRAFSQAP; encoded by the coding sequence ATGTTGTTACCAAAAACTGGCGTGGCACAAGAAACATTGGATATTGGTTTGTTGATCGCTAACAAAAGCCAGCGCTCAGCTTATCACCAACTCGCCGTTCAGTTTGAGAAAGCATACCCAAACATCACGATCAACTACATAGTGCAAGATGACAAGCACTATAAACACGCTATCGACACTTGGTTACAGCAGGAAACTGGCCCCGATGTCCTGTATTGGCAAGCCGGTAATCGTCTTAAAAAAATGGCTGCATCAAATTTAATCGAACCGCTAGATACACTTTGGCTTGAACAACGTTGGGGAGAGGACTTCCCCTTGGATATTCAACACACCTTACGCTACAACCAGCGTATCTATGCCCTGCCCTACGCTTTTTATCAGTGGGGTATTTATTATAAGAAATCGTTGTTCAGCAGCCTTAACCTTAGCGTACCTGAAACCTGGGATGCATTTCTTGAGGTATGTGCAGCGCTCAAGCAAAAAGGTATCAACCCCATTGTCATAGGGGGTAAAGATAGTTGGTCTGTGGCTGCATGGTTTGATTACTTGAATTTACGTATTAATGGCCTGGACTTCCATCAACAACTTATGAACGGTGCGATTCCTTACACAGATAAACGAGTCGTACAGGTATTTAACACGTGGAAGAAATTGATTGATTTAAAGTATGTCGTATTCACCGTCGACAATAAAAACTGGCAAGAAGCCTTACCATATATTTACCATGATATTGCCGGTATGACATTGTTAGGCACATTTGCCAAACACCATATTTCCAATTTGCGCAGTGATGACATAGGCTTTTTTCGCTTTCCCCAACTGAAGTCACATATGCCACTTTATGAAGAAACCCCCATTGAAGTATTTATGATCCCCAAGAATGCGCAACACAAAGAATCTGCGCGGTTATTTTTGACATTTGTTGGGCAACATAAGGTGCAGACTAAGCTCAACTTAGCGCTGGGCTATGACTCCCCCTATCTGTACGCTACTGCACATCGCCTTTATCCTGTTGATTCTTCCGCCCCAGTAGGACAGCGTCATGGCGTCATCGCACAGTATTTTGACCGCGATACTCATAAGGCAATGTCATTAAAAGGGATCGAAATAATGGCAGAATTTTTGACCACGGCCGACGTCAGCCGTGCTACCAGCGAGTTAGAAAAAGCCCGTTTACGTGCATTTTCGCAAGCACCTTAA
- the ychF gene encoding redox-regulated ATPase YchF codes for MGFKCGIVGLPNVGKSTLFNALTKAGIEAANFPFCTIEPNTGVVPVPDPRLDKLAAIVNPKRIMPTTMEFVDIAGLVEGASKGEGLGNKFLANIRETDAIGHVVRCFDNDNIVHVAGKINPQDDIDIINTELALADLETTEKALLRVAKRAKGGDADAKFELKVLEKIKPHLDEGELLRSVELEKEELKAIGYMNFLTLKPTMYIANVNEDGFENNPYLDKVRSIAEGENAVVVAVCAEMEAEIGELEDDERAEFMAEMGLEEPGLNRVIRSGYSLLNLNTYFTAGVQEVRAWTFPIGSTAPQTAGIIHTDFEKGFIRAEVIGYDNYVEFNGEQGAKDAGKWRLEGKDYIVKDGDVIHFRFNV; via the coding sequence ATGGGTTTTAAATGCGGCATAGTGGGATTACCAAACGTTGGTAAATCAACACTTTTTAATGCTTTGACCAAAGCCGGTATCGAAGCCGCCAACTTTCCGTTTTGTACGATTGAGCCGAACACAGGTGTTGTTCCTGTTCCCGATCCTCGTTTAGACAAACTAGCCGCTATTGTTAACCCAAAACGTATAATGCCTACTACTATGGAATTCGTGGATATTGCCGGCTTGGTTGAAGGCGCCTCTAAAGGTGAAGGCCTAGGCAACAAATTCTTAGCCAATATCCGTGAAACGGATGCAATAGGGCATGTTGTTCGTTGTTTTGATAACGATAATATTGTTCACGTTGCGGGTAAAATTAATCCACAAGACGATATTGACATTATCAACACTGAATTGGCACTTGCGGATTTAGAAACCACAGAAAAGGCCCTTTTACGTGTTGCAAAGCGTGCGAAAGGCGGCGACGCTGATGCAAAATTCGAGCTAAAAGTACTTGAGAAAATTAAACCACATTTAGATGAAGGCGAGTTGTTGCGCTCAGTTGAGCTAGAAAAAGAAGAACTAAAAGCCATTGGCTACATGAACTTTTTAACGCTTAAGCCAACCATGTACATTGCCAACGTGAATGAAGACGGCTTTGAGAACAACCCCTATTTGGACAAAGTACGCAGCATCGCCGAAGGCGAAAATGCCGTTGTTGTTGCTGTGTGCGCCGAAATGGAAGCAGAAATCGGCGAGTTAGAAGACGACGAGCGTGCTGAGTTCATGGCTGAAATGGGTCTTGAAGAACCAGGTCTAAACCGAGTTATTCGCAGTGGTTACAGCCTTCTTAACTTAAACACCTACTTTACTGCGGGTGTACAAGAAGTGCGTGCTTGGACTTTCCCGATTGGGTCTACCGCACCACAAACGGCTGGTATCATTCATACCGATTTTGAGAAAGGCTTTATTCGCGCCGAAGTCATTGGTTACGATAACTATGTTGAATTCAATGGTGAGCAAGGTGCCAAAGACGCGGGTAAGTGGCGCTTAGAAGGCAAAGACTATATCGTTAAAGATGGTGATGTTATTCACTTCCGTTTTAACGTTTAG
- the pth gene encoding aminoacyl-tRNA hydrolase: protein MSNIQLIVGLGNPGLEYKYTRHNAGTWLVENLARMHNCTLSLQSKFFGYTGRVTIGNQDIRLLIPTTYMNKSGQAVAALAGFYRIPPESILVAYDELDLPPGIAKFKLGGSSSQNGIRDIVSSLGNNKDFYRLRVGIGHPGHKGKVSGYVLGKAPAKEQEQMDAAIDEGVRCVEILIKDDLKKAMNRLHSFKAE from the coding sequence TTGTCTAACATACAACTGATAGTAGGCCTGGGTAATCCAGGCCTCGAATACAAATACACTCGCCATAATGCCGGTACTTGGTTAGTCGAAAACCTTGCCCGGATGCACAATTGTACACTGAGTTTACAAAGCAAATTTTTTGGATATACCGGTCGAGTTACCATAGGTAACCAAGATATACGTTTACTCATTCCCACCACTTATATGAATAAAAGTGGCCAAGCGGTAGCGGCACTTGCCGGATTTTATCGCATTCCCCCCGAATCTATTTTAGTTGCTTATGATGAACTCGATTTGCCCCCTGGCATCGCCAAATTTAAATTAGGCGGCAGTTCAAGCCAAAATGGTATTCGCGATATTGTATCAAGCTTGGGAAATAACAAAGATTTTTACCGTTTACGTGTGGGCATCGGTCACCCAGGGCACAAAGGTAAGGTGTCTGGCTATGTACTAGGCAAAGCCCCTGCAAAAGAACAAGAACAAATGGATGCCGCAATAGATGAAGGCGTCCGTTGTGTTGAAATACTCATTAAAGATGATTTGAAGAAAGCCATGAATCGGCTGCACTCATTCAAAGCAGAATAA
- a CDS encoding 50S ribosomal protein L25/general stress protein Ctc: MSEGIFTLDAEVRTDLGKGASRRLRHDDKVPAVLYGLGKEAVSLTLSHNKVFQAQEFEAFYSHVLTLNVDGKKVEAVVKDMQRHPFKPRVTHLDFLRVDAKQALQTNVPLHFVNEDKAESIKTHGGHAEHHMVDVEISCLPADLPEFIEVDVTNVELGQTLHLSDIVLPEGVTSVELAKGEDHDLAVVTVKTAKGPSVESDEDDAEGEEAAAE; the protein is encoded by the coding sequence ATGTCTGAAGGAATTTTCACTCTAGACGCAGAAGTCCGTACTGATTTAGGGAAAGGTGCGAGCCGCCGCCTACGTCACGACGACAAAGTACCAGCCGTATTATATGGCCTAGGTAAAGAAGCCGTTTCTTTAACTTTGTCACATAACAAAGTTTTCCAAGCGCAAGAATTCGAAGCTTTTTACTCTCACGTTCTTACATTGAATGTTGATGGTAAAAAAGTTGAAGCCGTTGTTAAAGATATGCAACGTCACCCGTTCAAGCCTCGTGTAACTCACTTGGACTTCTTACGTGTTGATGCGAAGCAAGCTCTTCAAACAAACGTACCTTTACACTTCGTAAACGAAGACAAAGCAGAATCTATTAAAACTCACGGTGGCCACGCTGAGCACCACATGGTTGACGTAGAAATTAGCTGTTTGCCAGCTGACTTGCCTGAGTTCATTGAAGTTGACGTGACGAACGTTGAACTTGGTCAGACTCTTCACTTGTCAGACATCGTTCTTCCTGAAGGCGTAACTTCAGTTGAACTTGCAAAAGGCGAAGATCACGATCTAGCTGTAGTAACCGTTAAAACAGCCAAAGGCCCAAGCGTAGAATCTGATGAAGATGATGCCGAAGGTGAAGAAGCTGCTGCGGAATAA
- a CDS encoding mechanosensitive ion channel family protein, giving the protein MQEIWQSIPYPWLVVCGLVSTSMLTMYLIKRIVLVQLQKIKRTEGRHVTSILLNSLGKPLNIFILVVSLYLLQYLLLKYELISDQFYRQVDVTAQLGVIIALLVFAERFTNQLLLSYANTSEAVRNSQSIIRGSTKILIIGIGGLVILGTLGISITPIVASLGITSLAVALALQPTLENFFSGVQLVIDKPIRVGDFVELDSGEQGFVEKIGWRSTWIKMLPNNIVVMPNSMLSQSKIINYYYPEKELSVPVDVGVHYDSDLEHVERVTLEVAREILHSHKWGIDDYDTFVVFHTFDNSSINFTVMLRAEEYFNRFFIKSAFIKALHQRFRQEGIVIPYPIRAINTEQERGSPQESNK; this is encoded by the coding sequence ATGCAAGAAATTTGGCAGTCAATCCCTTACCCCTGGCTGGTTGTATGCGGATTAGTCAGTACAAGTATGTTAACCATGTATCTGATCAAACGCATTGTGTTGGTGCAATTACAAAAAATAAAGCGCACTGAAGGGCGGCACGTCACCAGTATTTTGCTTAATTCTCTTGGCAAACCGCTGAATATATTCATTCTGGTCGTTAGCCTTTACCTACTGCAATATCTGCTGTTGAAATACGAACTCATTTCCGATCAATTTTATCGACAAGTGGATGTAACAGCTCAGTTAGGGGTGATTATCGCGTTACTTGTTTTTGCTGAGCGATTCACAAATCAGCTATTACTCAGTTACGCGAATACCTCTGAAGCAGTCCGCAATAGCCAAAGTATCATTCGAGGCTCAACAAAAATCCTCATCATTGGCATTGGAGGTTTGGTCATATTAGGGACATTGGGCATATCGATCACCCCTATCGTGGCCTCTCTAGGTATTACTTCTCTAGCCGTCGCCCTTGCTTTACAACCCACGTTAGAGAACTTCTTTTCAGGCGTACAGTTGGTAATTGATAAACCAATACGTGTGGGAGACTTTGTAGAGCTAGATTCTGGGGAGCAAGGTTTTGTCGAGAAAATAGGCTGGCGATCGACCTGGATAAAAATGCTACCCAATAATATTGTGGTCATGCCAAACAGTATGCTATCTCAATCAAAAATTATTAATTACTATTACCCTGAAAAGGAGCTTTCAGTACCCGTTGACGTGGGAGTGCATTACGATTCTGACCTAGAGCACGTTGAACGCGTGACTTTGGAAGTGGCCAGAGAAATATTGCATAGCCACAAATGGGGCATAGATGATTACGATACCTTTGTGGTGTTTCACACCTTTGATAATTCAAGCATCAACTTTACCGTTATGCTTAGAGCCGAAGAATACTTTAATCGATTTTTCATCAAATCGGCCTTTATAAAAGCCTTGCATCAACGTTTTCGCCAAGAGGGTATTGTTATTCCTTATCCGATCAGGGCGATAAACACGGAACAAGAGCGAGGAAGCCCTCAAGAGTCGAACAAGTAA
- a CDS encoding ribose-phosphate pyrophosphokinase — protein sequence MPDMKLFAGNAVPELAQKVADRLYTKLGHASVGRFSDGEISVEVHENVRGSDVFIIQSTCAPTNDNLMELIVMIDAFRRASAGRITAVIPYFGYARQDRRVRSARVPITAKVVADFLSNVGVDRVLTIDLHAEQIQGFFDVPVDNAFGTPILLDDMRRRNIENPVVVSPDIGGVVRARAVAKLLNDTDLAIIDKRRPKANVAQVMHIIGDVQDRDCIIVDDMIDTGGTLAKAAEALKAHGAKNVYAYATHAIFSGNAAQNLRDSVIDEIIITDSIPLSPEIKALDKVKQLTLSNMLAEAIRRVSNEESISAMFEY from the coding sequence GTGCCAGACATGAAGCTTTTCGCTGGAAACGCAGTACCTGAACTTGCACAGAAAGTAGCCGACAGGCTCTACACCAAACTTGGCCACGCCAGTGTTGGGCGCTTTAGCGATGGGGAGATCAGCGTAGAAGTACATGAAAATGTGCGCGGCTCAGACGTCTTTATTATTCAATCAACGTGTGCACCTACGAATGACAACTTAATGGAATTGATTGTCATGATCGATGCCTTTCGTCGTGCATCTGCAGGGCGTATAACCGCGGTTATTCCTTATTTCGGTTATGCCCGTCAAGATCGTCGCGTACGTTCTGCTCGTGTTCCCATTACCGCCAAAGTAGTGGCAGATTTCTTATCTAACGTTGGTGTTGACCGTGTATTGACCATCGACTTACACGCAGAGCAAATTCAGGGCTTCTTCGATGTACCTGTTGATAACGCTTTTGGTACACCAATATTATTAGATGATATGCGTCGTCGTAACATCGAAAACCCAGTGGTTGTATCTCCAGATATTGGCGGTGTTGTTCGTGCTCGTGCGGTGGCTAAACTACTAAATGATACCGACCTTGCTATCATCGATAAACGCCGTCCTAAAGCCAACGTTGCCCAAGTCATGCATATCATTGGTGACGTGCAAGACCGTGACTGCATTATAGTAGATGACATGATTGATACCGGCGGTACGCTAGCAAAAGCCGCTGAAGCGCTAAAGGCCCACGGTGCTAAGAATGTTTATGCTTATGCGACCCATGCAATTTTCTCGGGTAATGCGGCACAGAATCTACGTGATTCAGTGATTGATGAAATCATCATCACAGACAGCATTCCCCTTAGCCCTGAAATCAAAGCGTTAGATAAAGTGAAGCAATTGACCTTATCAAACATGCTAGCAGAAGCGATTCGCCGAGTGAGCAATGAAGAGTCCATCTCAGCAATGTTTGAATATTAA
- the ispE gene encoding 4-(cytidine 5'-diphospho)-2-C-methyl-D-erythritol kinase — MDQTIDWWPSPAKLNLFLHINGRYPNGYHKLQSLFQLLDKGDELAFSITPHSEIELLTPIEGVVNEDNLIVKAARLLQAHTNCQQGCQIHLRKVLPMGGGIGGGSSNAATTLIALNYLWKCNLSLTELAKLGLVLGADVPVFVMGNTAFAQGVGEQLTPVSLAQTHYLVVFPACHVSTAEVFSDPLLPRNTPVISWQEYDFDRTHNDCQQLVCNRFENVANTLRWLLEYAPSRMTGTGACLFAVFTSNQAAENVLANLPSGCSGFVAKGVDVSPVHDKLAHLGNIS; from the coding sequence ATGGATCAAACAATAGATTGGTGGCCTAGCCCCGCTAAACTGAATCTCTTCTTACACATCAACGGGCGCTACCCTAACGGCTACCATAAATTACAAAGCCTATTTCAGCTATTGGATAAAGGCGATGAGTTAGCGTTTTCAATCACGCCGCACAGTGAAATCGAACTACTCACGCCCATCGAAGGGGTAGTCAATGAAGACAACTTGATTGTTAAAGCTGCGCGTTTACTGCAAGCACATACAAATTGCCAGCAAGGTTGTCAGATTCATTTACGCAAAGTATTGCCCATGGGCGGTGGCATTGGTGGGGGGTCTTCCAATGCAGCCACCACATTAATTGCCCTTAACTATTTATGGAAATGTAACTTAAGCCTGACAGAACTCGCTAAATTAGGCTTAGTACTAGGGGCTGATGTGCCTGTCTTTGTTATGGGCAACACGGCATTTGCCCAAGGGGTTGGCGAACAGCTTACCCCTGTCAGCCTTGCTCAAACGCACTATTTAGTGGTGTTTCCAGCGTGTCATGTGTCTACCGCTGAGGTATTTAGCGATCCACTCTTGCCTAGAAATACGCCAGTTATTTCATGGCAAGAGTATGATTTTGACCGTACCCATAATGACTGTCAGCAATTAGTCTGTAATCGCTTTGAGAATGTTGCAAATACATTACGCTGGTTGTTAGAATACGCGCCGTCTCGAATGACAGGCACAGGTGCTTGTTTATTTGCGGTCTTTACCAGTAACCAAGCAGCAGAAAATGTACTTGCTAACTTACCATCAGGTTGCTCAGGTTTTGTCGCTAAAGGAGTCGATGTGTCTCCTGTGCATGACAAATTAGCGCACCTAGGTAACATTAGCTAG
- the lolB gene encoding lipoprotein insertase outer membrane protein LolB, whose amino-acid sequence MYVPIAAFDITSMVAVSVRSTIHFVLLILTAVILNACATHPPTPIQVNSQAHQASLQNTQQWTLKGRMAFKSPDDKFSANVNWQQIQDSYHLSLNTMLGINILSMHGDDDSVELDADGEHYQDTDASHLIWRITGWQIPVSQFPFWIKGQAASKDEAIYAKSGVIDQLIPRCENCNGWLISYKDYQKVDDIWLPHNIKLNNPMLGNQILIRVNQWIKQ is encoded by the coding sequence ATGTATGTTCCTATAGCCGCCTTTGATATTACTAGTATGGTGGCTGTGAGCGTGCGTTCAACAATACATTTCGTATTACTTATTCTAACTGCGGTTATACTTAACGCCTGTGCCACTCATCCGCCTACCCCAATTCAGGTGAACAGCCAAGCACATCAAGCAAGCTTACAAAATACGCAGCAGTGGACATTAAAAGGCCGAATGGCATTTAAAAGCCCCGACGATAAGTTCAGCGCCAACGTAAACTGGCAACAAATACAAGACAGTTATCATCTTTCACTGAATACCATGCTGGGTATTAATATCTTGTCTATGCATGGGGATGATGATTCCGTTGAATTAGATGCTGACGGCGAACACTATCAAGATACCGATGCCAGCCACCTTATTTGGCGTATTACCGGCTGGCAAATTCCAGTCTCACAATTTCCGTTTTGGATAAAAGGCCAAGCTGCCTCTAAAGATGAGGCAATTTATGCCAAAAGCGGCGTCATCGACCAATTAATTCCCCGTTGTGAAAACTGTAACGGTTGGCTAATAAGCTACAAAGATTATCAAAAAGTGGACGACATTTGGCTGCCACATAATATAAAACTGAATAACCCCATGTTGGGGAACCAAATTCTTATCAGAGTAAATCAATGGATCAAACAATAG
- the hemA gene encoding glutamyl-tRNA reductase, with translation MTLIAFGINHKTAPVELREKVAFSPDAMVEALKSLALNTGADESVIVSTCNRTEIYAQAENLTGAALTQWLAEFHQAKADELGINSYIYQQDEAIKHIMRVACGLDSLILGEPQILGQVKQAFVSAKDSGVIKSDFERLFQQTFSVAKRVRSETEIGSNAVSVAYASVQLAKHIFSSLKKSNVLLIGAGETIELVAKHMHEQGVESLSVANRTLARAEAIAKPLGANTLTLTQIPHHLKDADIVISSTASQLPILGKGLVERALKDRRHKPMFLVDLAVPRDIEAEVGELDDAYLYTVDDLQQIVEKNLESRQHAALQAEQMIDQQAQQYLQWRQGQTSIDVLRDFRQQSENQRDTLVAKALNQLADGKEAEQVIKELANKLTNSLIHAPTKALKKAAMQQDNKNMGLLQDALGLARANDSSK, from the coding sequence ATGACCTTAATTGCCTTTGGGATTAACCATAAAACCGCACCAGTAGAATTGCGCGAAAAAGTCGCCTTTTCACCGGATGCTATGGTTGAAGCCCTCAAATCGTTAGCTCTTAATACAGGGGCCGATGAATCTGTGATTGTCTCTACCTGCAATCGAACAGAGATATACGCACAAGCAGAAAATTTGACCGGTGCTGCGTTAACCCAATGGTTAGCTGAATTTCATCAAGCTAAAGCAGATGAATTAGGTATTAATAGTTATATTTATCAGCAAGACGAGGCGATTAAACACATTATGCGTGTGGCCTGCGGATTAGATTCATTGATTTTGGGTGAACCCCAAATTCTTGGTCAAGTGAAGCAAGCCTTCGTTAGTGCAAAAGATTCAGGTGTGATCAAAAGTGATTTTGAACGCTTGTTTCAGCAGACTTTTTCCGTGGCAAAACGGGTGCGTAGCGAAACTGAAATCGGCTCTAACGCAGTATCTGTTGCTTATGCGTCCGTGCAATTAGCCAAGCATATATTTTCCTCACTGAAAAAAAGTAACGTGTTACTTATCGGTGCCGGTGAAACCATTGAGTTAGTGGCTAAGCACATGCATGAACAGGGCGTAGAGTCTTTAAGTGTCGCCAATAGAACCTTGGCTAGAGCTGAAGCGATCGCTAAACCCTTAGGGGCAAATACGCTAACGCTTACGCAAATACCACATCATTTAAAAGACGCCGATATCGTTATTAGCTCTACCGCAAGTCAATTACCCATACTTGGTAAAGGGTTGGTTGAGCGTGCGTTAAAAGACAGACGACATAAACCTATGTTCTTAGTTGATTTGGCGGTGCCTCGGGATATCGAAGCAGAAGTCGGCGAGTTAGATGACGCGTATCTTTATACGGTGGATGACTTACAGCAAATCGTCGAAAAAAACCTTGAATCACGTCAACACGCCGCACTGCAAGCAGAGCAAATGATTGACCAACAAGCTCAACAATATTTGCAGTGGCGCCAAGGTCAAACGTCTATTGATGTATTACGCGATTTTCGTCAACAAAGTGAAAATCAACGGGATACACTTGTCGCTAAGGCGCTCAATCAGTTAGCGGATGGCAAAGAAGCAGAACAAGTGATTAAAGAGTTGGCAAATAAACTGACGAATTCGTTAATACATGCGCCAACCAAAGCACTGAAAAAAGCTGCGATGCAGCAAGATAATAAAAATATGGGTCTATTGCAGGACGCGCTAGGATTAGCTCGCGCAAACGACTCATCTAAGTAA
- the prfA gene encoding peptide chain release factor 1 has product MKESVQRKLESLTERFEEVQALVSQPEIIADQDKYRALTKEYSQLESVVKCFADYQSAQQDFESAQEMMQESDPEMREMAQEEYKSSKLAIEQYEDELQILLLPKDPNDESNCFVEIRAGAGGDEAAIFAGDLFRMYSRYAEARRWKVEVVTMNEGDHGGYKEVIANIIGDGAYGILKFESGGHRVQRVPETESQGRIHTSACTVVVMPEVAESEAIEVNKADLKIDTFRASGAGGQHVNKTDSAIRITHVPSGIVVECQDERSQHKNRAKAMAVLQSRLNQLEEEKRQAEETSTRRNLVASGDRSERIRTYNFPQGRVTDHRINLTLYRLDDVVAGDLDAVLEPIRQEHQADLLASLSDEG; this is encoded by the coding sequence ATGAAAGAATCAGTTCAACGTAAATTAGAGTCGTTAACCGAGCGCTTTGAAGAAGTGCAGGCACTTGTGAGCCAGCCTGAGATTATCGCCGATCAAGACAAATACCGAGCATTAACAAAAGAGTATTCGCAACTTGAAAGTGTGGTGAAATGTTTCGCCGACTATCAAAGTGCCCAGCAAGATTTTGAGTCTGCGCAGGAAATGATGCAAGAAAGCGATCCTGAGATGCGTGAAATGGCGCAAGAGGAATACAAATCATCTAAGCTTGCTATCGAGCAGTACGAAGACGAATTGCAAATATTGTTGCTGCCCAAAGATCCCAACGACGAAAGTAACTGCTTTGTTGAAATTCGTGCTGGGGCGGGCGGTGACGAGGCGGCGATATTCGCTGGCGATTTATTCCGCATGTATAGCCGCTATGCTGAAGCACGCCGCTGGAAAGTGGAAGTCGTGACGATGAACGAAGGTGATCATGGGGGTTATAAAGAAGTGATTGCCAATATCATCGGTGATGGTGCATACGGTATCCTTAAATTTGAATCAGGTGGGCACCGCGTACAACGTGTACCAGAAACTGAATCTCAGGGCCGTATTCATACCTCAGCATGTACTGTAGTGGTAATGCCCGAGGTGGCTGAATCTGAAGCGATTGAAGTGAACAAAGCGGATCTTAAAATCGATACCTTTCGTGCATCAGGCGCTGGTGGACAGCACGTCAACAAAACAGACTCTGCCATACGTATCACTCATGTCCCATCAGGCATAGTGGTAGAGTGTCAAGATGAGCGTTCACAGCATAAAAACCGTGCGAAAGCCATGGCCGTATTACAGTCGCGCTTGAATCAACTTGAGGAAGAAAAGCGTCAAGCAGAGGAAACGTCAACCAGACGAAACTTAGTGGCCAGTGGCGATCGTTCTGAGCGTATTCGGACTTATAACTTCCCTCAAGGTCGGGTGACCGATCATCGTATCAACCTTACGTTATATCGTTTAGATGATGTCGTAGCGGGGGATTTAGACGCAGTTCTTGAACCTATTCGTCAAGAGCATCAAGCTGACTTATTGGCGTCATTGTCTGACGAAGGGTAA
- the prmC gene encoding peptide chain release factor N(5)-glutamine methyltransferase, whose amino-acid sequence MSTMSAAQGKYTIAEQLAFAKELLKGSDSAAMDSRLLMCHVLQCNTVYLMTWPEKILDATQLHAFHQLLAKREQGHPVAYLIGYRDFWSLRLRVSPATLIPRPETELLVETALELSVNEPANVLDLGTGTGAIALAFATEKPHWQITGIDKNADAVALAKQNGQENKLPHVCFTQSDWFSNLPIASFDLIVSNPPYVEQSSVYLHQGDVRFEPASALTSGEDGLNDIRFIIPNAIEYLAPNGWLVFEHGHLQAPGVQALLRENDFEQVRSVSDLNGHPRVTLGCYKA is encoded by the coding sequence ATGAGTACGATGTCCGCTGCTCAAGGGAAATATACTATCGCTGAGCAGTTAGCATTTGCTAAAGAGCTACTTAAAGGTAGCGACAGCGCGGCAATGGATAGCCGGCTGCTGATGTGTCATGTGCTTCAGTGCAATACTGTATATTTAATGACCTGGCCTGAGAAAATATTGGATGCAACGCAGTTACACGCCTTTCATCAATTGCTAGCGAAACGTGAACAAGGTCATCCTGTCGCTTATCTTATCGGCTACCGCGATTTTTGGAGTTTGCGTTTACGGGTATCACCTGCCACTTTAATTCCCCGCCCCGAAACTGAATTGCTTGTAGAAACGGCACTCGAGTTGTCAGTGAATGAGCCTGCCAATGTACTCGATTTAGGAACAGGCACCGGGGCTATTGCGCTTGCATTCGCCACTGAGAAACCTCATTGGCAAATCACAGGTATAGATAAAAACGCTGACGCGGTTGCGCTTGCCAAACAAAACGGTCAGGAAAATAAGTTGCCTCATGTGTGTTTCACGCAGAGTGACTGGTTTTCAAATTTGCCTATCGCTTCATTCGATCTTATCGTGAGTAATCCCCCCTATGTTGAACAAAGCAGCGTATATCTACACCAGGGTGATGTGCGTTTTGAGCCTGCAAGTGCATTAACATCAGGCGAAGATGGTTTAAATGATATTCGCTTTATTATTCCCAACGCTATTGAATACTTAGCGCCTAATGGGTGGCTGGTTTTTGAACATGGTCATCTTCAAGCACCAGGCGTGCAAGCACTGCTAAGGGAAAATGACTTCGAGCAAGTGCGTTCTGTCAGCGACTTAAATGGCCATCCCCGGGTAACATTAGGGTGCTACAAGGCTTAA